CTTGGGAAAAGGGTAGGTTCTGATACACTACATTTATGATCAAAGTTGCTGTTACCGGCGCACTGGGCCGGATGGGAAGTGAAGTGGTTCGGGCGGTCCAGGCCGCTGAGGGGATGGAGATTGTCGCACAGATCGAACTGGGCGATAACCTTGCGGATGAGCTGAAGTACTCCGATGCACAGGTCATGGTGGACTTCACCATTCCCGCGTCGGCGCTGGCCAATATCCGCACGGCACTGGCGAGCAAGGTCATCCCGATCGTGGGGACCTCCGGGCTCTCTCCGGCGGACCTCGACGAGATCCGGGGGCTCTGTGAGACCCACCAGACCGCGTGCTTGATCGCGCCCAACTTTGCTATCGGGGCGCTCCTGATGATGCAGTTTGCCGCGCAGGCCGCCAAGTACCTGCCCGATGTCGAGATTATCGAGCTGCACCACGAGAAGAAGGTCGATGCGCCCTCCGGGACAGCGGTCAAGACCGCGCAGATGATCGCGGCGGCTCGCACCGGCACCCCGATTCCCCGGCCCGAGACCGCCTTTGAGAGCCACGCCGGGGCCACGGGCGCGGAGGTCGATGGGGTGCCGGTCCACTCGGTGCGCCTGCCGGGGTTTGTGGCCAGCCAGGAGATTATCTTTGGGGCACAGGGCCAGCGCCTCTCGCTCCGCCACGACTCGCTGGACCGCACGAGTTTTATGCCCGGAGTCGTGCTGGCGATTCAAAAATCCGCGAGCCTGAAGGGCCTGACCTACGGCCTAGAAAACTTGCTCTAGCGATGTTCCCCCGGGGAATCGCCCGGCAGATTGTCCTGGGCTATGTCCTTCCGCTGATTGTCCTCCTGGTTGCGGGGCTCCTCATTCCCGTCTTTTTGTGGGGGTTTGCGGGGCGCTACCGGGGGGAGTTTGCGGCGCAAAAAGAGCTGGCGAGCCGGGTGGATGTGCTGATGCACGCCGCCCAGGATGTCGCCGAGGCCGAGCGCAGCTTCCAGCGCTTCGGAGCCCCTGAGTTCCGCCAGACCCAGAGCCAGGCACGCCGTATCTACCAGGATCGCTACCAGGAGATCATGACCTGGTTCGATGACCACCCCAACCCGGCCCTCCGCCAAGAGTTTGAGAGGGTCAATACGGACTTTGAGACCTGGGACCGCAAGGGGTTTCGGCTGGAGCGGACCTTTTCGCCAATCGACACGACCCTGGGACGCCTCAACGACCGGGTGGTGCGGGAGCGAGATCGCTACGAGCCGCTCTACTTAATCGCTGACACCCTGCGCAATGTGGCGCTGGTGATCTTTCCGCTGGGGGCGCTGGTCAGTGCGCTGTTTATCGGGCGCTCGATCGCCCGGACCATCACCGAGCCGCTGGAGGCGCTGGTCACGGCGGTGGAGGAGCTGGAGCGGGGGGACCGGGTCGCGGGGGAGCTCCCCGAGGCGGGGAAGCGCGACGATGAGCTGGGGGAGCTGTGGCAGGCACTCTACCGCATGGCGACCGCGGTTCAAGAGCGCGAGCGGGCACTGGAGGCACGGAGCGAGGCGCTTGCGACCACGGGCCGCCGCCTGGAGTCGGTTCTCAATGCCACCAACGATGGGATCGCGCTTTTAAGTCGGGAGGGGCGCTTCTTGCTGGTGAACCCCCGCTTCGCCGAGCTCTTTGGCCATGACCAGGAGGCAATCGAGGGCCAGCGCTTCGCACGGATCGGGCCGCGCCTGCTCTCGCTGATCAAGGGGAGCGAGCAAGAGACCGCCCGCCTGCGCCTGCGCGAGGTCCTGCGCGACACCGAGCGGGTCGCCACCGAGACCTTCACCCTCGCCCGGCCCTATCCCCGTATCTTGCGCCTCTTCTCCGCACCCGTGCGCACCGAGGGAACCCTGATCGGCCGGATCGTCGTGCTGCGCGATGTGACCGCCGAGACCGAGGCCGATCGCCTCAAGAGCGAGTTCGCCTCGACGGTCTCCCACGAGCTGCGCACTCCCTTGACCGCGATCCATGGCAATGTCGCCCTTCTTCTCTCGGAGCGCCCCGGGAAGCTCACCGACGACCAGCGGGAGTTTCTAACCCTCACCCAGGGCAGTGTCCAGCGCCTCACCGAGCTGATCACCGAGATCCTTGATCTCTCCAAGCTGGAGTCGAGCGGGCTGCACCTGGAGCGCACCTCGGTGGACTGTGGCCCGCTGGCACAGCTCGTGGTAAAGACCATGGAGGA
This genomic interval from Armatimonas rosea contains the following:
- the dapB gene encoding 4-hydroxy-tetrahydrodipicolinate reductase, with translation MIKVAVTGALGRMGSEVVRAVQAAEGMEIVAQIELGDNLADELKYSDAQVMVDFTIPASALANIRTALASKVIPIVGTSGLSPADLDEIRGLCETHQTACLIAPNFAIGALLMMQFAAQAAKYLPDVEIIELHHEKKVDAPSGTAVKTAQMIAAARTGTPIPRPETAFESHAGATGAEVDGVPVHSVRLPGFVASQEIIFGAQGQRLSLRHDSLDRTSFMPGVVLAIQKSASLKGLTYGLENLL
- a CDS encoding ATP-binding protein — its product is MFPRGIARQIVLGYVLPLIVLLVAGLLIPVFLWGFAGRYRGEFAAQKELASRVDVLMHAAQDVAEAERSFQRFGAPEFRQTQSQARRIYQDRYQEIMTWFDDHPNPALRQEFERVNTDFETWDRKGFRLERTFSPIDTTLGRLNDRVVRERDRYEPLYLIADTLRNVALVIFPLGALVSALFIGRSIARTITEPLEALVTAVEELERGDRVAGELPEAGKRDDELGELWQALYRMATAVQERERALEARSEALATTGRRLESVLNATNDGIALLSREGRFLLVNPRFAELFGHDQEAIEGQRFARIGPRLLSLIKGSEQETARLRLREVLRDTERVATETFTLARPYPRILRLFSAPVRTEGTLIGRIVVLRDVTAETEADRLKSEFASTVSHELRTPLTAIHGNVALLLSERPGKLTDDQREFLTLTQGSVQRLTELITEILDLSKLESSGLHLERTSVDCGPLAQLVVKTMEEQARTRGIELSLSLPEKLPTVLGDAARISQVLMNLVSNALKYTHTGGKVIVRLSASESQLTVRVADTGIGIAPEDRGRLFAKFFRADNSTTRSVGGTGLGLAISKAIVEGLGGTIWVESTPGIGSTFSFTLPLESLAAPDEARIAPHPHGPRRLLLLVHDQTTILHRMNHTLSQQGMIVSAAAVPSEALRRARDLHPDALLIPPFTASFDAFQLIRNLRSDPATERTIVLLLALRSVGSTYELRDSLALAAPERLASALAQLRLEESARNRPVVVIGDESLLQSVRALWDRQDLSPVLWCRTSEELVGRVGPLCPLLVICDTLTQDCRAVGSFARANLERHAGLRVTWLFLGDFGTRTRLLIPQGVGSVPLEQLTQHLHEAIGAAL